Proteins from a single region of Labedella gwakjiensis:
- a CDS encoding dipeptide ABC transporter ATP-binding protein, which yields MTSTDFAVDVRGLTVTAGRTTLVDDISFRIAPGERVGLIGESGSGKSVTSTAIMGLLPDTLRTSGSVTVAGAEDNLLGRSDARLAKLRGSAMSMVFQEPMTALNPLMRVGRQVAEIMTIHRTASAAESEKRAVELLADVGLPSPAESAKAYPHQLSGGQRQRVMLAMALANDPALLVCDEPTTALDVTVQKQVLDLVLRSVTERGTGLLFITHDLAVVASVCERVLVMNAGVVVEEGPIETVFTRPQHPYTRGLLAASDLTATDADGRLFTIATAAGYDPTRLRAADETPAENERTAENDVTAENEVTAENEVTAENEVTAALAAASIAEPEPDDTEPEASQAPAPIVSVRGLTKTYVRSRSGIFGRATRVEALRGLDFDIHEGERFGIVGESGSGKSTLLRILSGLDQPTSGEVEVVGTSLRGAKEKDLGELRRTLQIVFQDPMGSLDPRMTVGDIVAEPLLNPANLRSGIAASKTERRRLVAEMLDHVGLPASSVERFPHEFSGGQRQRISIARALVCRPRVLVADEPVSALDVSVRAQVLNLLADLVDEYGLTLIFVSHDLGVVRHLCDTVAVMREGEIVETGPTEQLYDAPAHDYTRQLVLATPTLQHTLEHA from the coding sequence ATGACCTCGACAGACTTCGCGGTCGACGTCCGTGGCCTCACGGTGACCGCCGGACGCACGACCCTCGTCGACGACATCTCGTTCCGCATCGCTCCGGGCGAGCGGGTGGGCCTGATCGGCGAGTCCGGTTCGGGCAAGTCGGTGACCTCGACGGCCATCATGGGGCTTCTGCCCGACACGCTGCGGACGAGCGGGAGCGTGACCGTCGCCGGCGCAGAGGACAACCTCCTCGGCCGGAGCGACGCTCGCCTGGCGAAACTCCGCGGCTCGGCGATGTCGATGGTCTTCCAGGAGCCCATGACGGCACTGAACCCGCTCATGCGAGTCGGTCGCCAGGTCGCCGAGATCATGACCATCCACCGCACAGCCTCGGCAGCCGAGTCCGAGAAGCGTGCGGTCGAGCTGCTCGCCGACGTGGGCCTGCCGAGCCCGGCCGAGTCGGCGAAGGCCTACCCTCACCAGCTGTCGGGAGGCCAGCGGCAGCGCGTCATGCTCGCGATGGCCCTCGCCAACGACCCGGCTCTTCTCGTCTGCGACGAACCGACGACGGCGCTCGACGTGACGGTGCAGAAGCAGGTCCTCGACCTCGTGCTCCGCTCGGTGACAGAACGCGGCACCGGACTCCTCTTCATCACGCACGACCTCGCCGTCGTCGCGAGCGTGTGCGAACGCGTCCTCGTCATGAACGCGGGTGTCGTGGTGGAGGAGGGGCCGATCGAGACGGTCTTCACCCGCCCGCAGCACCCGTACACGCGGGGCCTCCTCGCGGCGTCCGACCTCACCGCGACCGACGCGGACGGCCGGCTGTTCACGATCGCCACGGCAGCGGGATACGACCCCACGCGGTTGCGTGCGGCGGACGAGACGCCGGCCGAGAACGAAAGGACAGCCGAGAACGATGTGACAGCCGAGAACGAGGTGACAGCCGAGAACGAGGTGACAGCCGAGAACGAGGTGACGGCCGCCCTCGCTGCCGCCTCGATCGCGGAGCCGGAACCGGACGACACGGAACCGGAGGCTTCGCAGGCACCGGCCCCCATCGTGAGCGTGCGCGGACTGACGAAGACCTACGTGCGCTCCCGGAGCGGCATCTTCGGCCGCGCCACCCGGGTCGAGGCGCTCCGCGGTCTCGACTTCGACATCCACGAGGGCGAACGCTTCGGCATCGTGGGGGAGTCCGGCTCGGGGAAGTCGACTCTGCTGCGCATCCTCTCGGGACTCGACCAGCCGACCTCCGGAGAGGTCGAGGTCGTCGGGACGTCGCTTCGCGGTGCGAAGGAGAAGGACCTCGGCGAGCTGCGGCGCACGCTGCAGATCGTCTTCCAGGACCCGATGGGATCCCTCGACCCGCGGATGACGGTCGGCGACATCGTGGCCGAACCTCTCCTCAACCCGGCGAATCTGCGCTCGGGCATCGCCGCGTCGAAGACCGAACGCCGCCGCCTCGTCGCGGAGATGCTCGACCACGTCGGCCTCCCCGCTTCGTCGGTCGAACGCTTCCCGCACGAGTTCTCGGGGGGTCAGCGGCAGCGCATCTCCATCGCGCGAGCCCTCGTCTGCCGTCCCCGCGTGCTCGTCGCGGACGAACCCGTGAGCGCTCTCGACGTCTCGGTGCGCGCACAGGTCCTCAACCTGCTCGCCGACCTCGTCGACGAGTACGGGCTGACGCTCATCTTCGTCTCGCACGATCTCGGCGTCGTGCGCCACCTGTGCGACACCGTCGCGGTGATGCGCGAGGGCGAGATCGTCGAGACGGGCCCGACCGAGCAGCTCTACGACGCCCCTGCCCACGACTACACCCGTCAACTCGTCCTCGCGACGCCGACCCTTCAGCACACATTGGAGCACGCGTGA
- a CDS encoding aldo/keto reductase, with the protein MEYVRLGRSGLKVSAVTLGCMSYGEPGRGSHEWSLPEDESRPFIRRALELGITTFDTADVYSDGSSEEIVGRALRDFAHRDDVVIATKVHGRMRQSPNGGGLSRAHILSAIDASLERLGVDHVDLYQIHRWDPETPIEETMEALHDVVRSGKARYIGASSMWAWQFAKAQHIADLGGFTRFVSMQDQYNLINREEEREMHPLCLDQGVGVLPWSPLARGRLTREWDDRTVRSETDVFGQTLYGQREESDRAVSEAVAWVAEERGIPRAQVALAWVRQQRAVTSPIVGATKIEHLEDAVASVDITLTEAETTALEAMYVPRDPEGF; encoded by the coding sequence ATGGAATACGTCCGGTTGGGTCGGAGCGGTCTGAAGGTCTCGGCGGTCACGCTCGGCTGCATGAGCTACGGCGAACCCGGCCGCGGCTCGCACGAGTGGAGCCTGCCGGAGGACGAGAGCCGCCCGTTCATCCGTCGGGCGCTCGAACTCGGCATCACGACCTTCGACACCGCCGACGTCTACAGCGACGGTTCGAGCGAGGAGATCGTCGGGCGCGCGCTTCGCGATTTCGCTCATCGCGACGACGTCGTCATCGCCACCAAGGTGCACGGCCGGATGCGGCAGAGCCCCAACGGCGGAGGGCTCTCGCGTGCACACATCCTCTCCGCGATCGATGCGAGCCTCGAACGCCTGGGCGTCGACCACGTGGACCTCTACCAGATCCACCGCTGGGACCCCGAGACGCCCATCGAGGAGACGATGGAGGCTCTCCACGACGTGGTGCGCTCAGGGAAGGCGCGCTACATCGGGGCGTCCTCGATGTGGGCGTGGCAGTTCGCGAAGGCGCAGCACATCGCGGACCTCGGCGGCTTCACGCGTTTCGTCTCGATGCAGGACCAGTACAACCTCATCAACCGCGAGGAGGAGCGGGAGATGCACCCGCTGTGCCTCGACCAGGGCGTCGGGGTGCTTCCATGGTCGCCGCTCGCGCGGGGCCGCCTCACGCGGGAGTGGGACGACCGGACCGTCCGCAGCGAGACGGACGTCTTCGGGCAGACCCTCTACGGGCAGCGGGAGGAGAGCGATCGAGCGGTCTCGGAGGCCGTCGCGTGGGTGGCTGAGGAGCGCGGGATCCCGCGCGCCCAGGTCGCCCTCGCGTGGGTCCGCCAGCAGCGAGCCGTGACGTCGCCGATCGTCGGGGCCACGAAGATCGAGCACCTCGAGGACGCCGTGGCCTCGGTCGACATCACCCTCACGGAGGCCGAGACCACGGCGCTCGAGGCGATGTACGTCCCGCGCGACCCCGAAGGCTTCTGA
- a CDS encoding amidase — protein MKASTTTVRISALDAADIAAGYRSGAFTPVDVARDVLDAVAARNDELNVFASHVPAEVIADAEASARRWAAGEQLGALDGIPVTVKENMHRRGVAYQSGTAAGSPEFPESDNPAVERLLEAGAVIVGSTTMPDWGMLSSGVSSLHGITRSPWNPDWTVGGSSGGAGAAAAAGFGPIHMGSDIGGSVRLPATWAGLVALKPSDGRIPHDTPYFGRSLGPIARSVADVALAMTAVARPDWRDHTSLPAADLPWTALEGDVRGLRVGLQLDPGAGMPVDPEVTASVSAAAELFASAGAEVVEVAPALTPEMLDAVDLFWRVRFWNTYSKLSVADRQRVLPFIVQWCSGGADVAGRRVLEAYDTIQAMRAATVASTQPFDVVLSPVSPVAAFPAEWPMPFGDGDEGMAHIAYCVPYNMSGQPASSINSGFTSDGRTIGLQISGRRHDDLGVLRASAWYEAARPASASPEFPIR, from the coding sequence GTGAAAGCCTCGACCACGACCGTCAGAATCAGTGCGCTCGACGCCGCCGACATCGCCGCGGGTTACCGCAGCGGAGCCTTCACCCCGGTGGACGTCGCCCGCGACGTGCTCGACGCCGTCGCCGCGCGCAACGACGAGCTCAACGTCTTCGCGTCCCACGTCCCGGCAGAGGTCATCGCCGACGCGGAGGCGAGCGCTCGCCGGTGGGCTGCCGGCGAACAGCTCGGCGCCCTCGACGGCATACCCGTGACGGTCAAGGAGAACATGCACCGCCGGGGCGTCGCCTATCAGTCGGGGACGGCCGCGGGCAGCCCGGAGTTCCCCGAGTCCGACAACCCGGCGGTCGAGCGGCTGCTCGAGGCCGGTGCCGTGATCGTCGGATCCACGACCATGCCCGACTGGGGCATGCTCTCGTCGGGGGTGTCGAGCCTTCATGGCATCACCCGGAGCCCGTGGAACCCCGACTGGACCGTCGGCGGCTCGAGCGGGGGCGCTGGTGCCGCGGCCGCAGCGGGCTTCGGGCCGATCCACATGGGGAGCGACATCGGCGGATCGGTGAGACTCCCGGCGACGTGGGCCGGACTTGTGGCGCTCAAGCCGAGCGACGGACGCATCCCGCACGACACCCCGTACTTCGGGCGCTCGCTCGGGCCCATCGCGCGCAGCGTCGCCGACGTCGCGCTCGCGATGACCGCCGTCGCGCGCCCGGACTGGCGCGACCACACGTCGCTCCCCGCCGCCGACCTGCCGTGGACGGCACTCGAGGGCGACGTCCGCGGATTGCGCGTGGGCCTGCAGCTCGACCCCGGAGCCGGGATGCCTGTCGATCCCGAGGTGACGGCGTCGGTCAGCGCGGCCGCCGAGCTCTTCGCCTCCGCCGGGGCGGAGGTCGTCGAGGTCGCGCCCGCGCTGACGCCCGAGATGCTCGACGCCGTCGACCTGTTCTGGCGGGTGCGGTTCTGGAACACCTACTCGAAGCTCTCCGTCGCGGACCGGCAGCGGGTGCTCCCGTTCATCGTGCAGTGGTGCTCCGGCGGTGCCGACGTGGCCGGCCGACGGGTGCTCGAGGCGTACGACACGATCCAGGCGATGCGGGCCGCGACCGTCGCCTCCACGCAGCCGTTCGACGTCGTGCTGTCGCCGGTGTCCCCGGTGGCCGCGTTCCCCGCCGAGTGGCCGATGCCCTTCGGCGACGGCGACGAGGGGATGGCGCACATCGCGTACTGCGTGCCCTACAACATGTCGGGTCAGCCGGCCTCGAGCATCAACAGCGGTTTCACGAGCGACGGGCGCACGATCGGCCTGCAGATCTCCGGTCGCCGCCACGACGACCTCGGCGTCCTGCGTGCCTCCGCCTGGTACGAGGCTGCTCGCCCGGCGTCCGCGTCCCCGGAGTTCCCCATCCGCTGA
- a CDS encoding error-prone DNA polymerase encodes MGYSNPPIPWSEFEKQLSDRRRPGAPPVGADGGDAPAWSRKRSPYVPDEPRPLERVGPRIPYAELHAHSTFSFLDGASPPERLVEEAARQGLDAIALTDHDGLYGVVRLAEAADAHNAARSHLDGPAEGADAPELGTVFGAELSLGLSGPQNGMPDPEGRHLLVLARGQEGYHRLAAAITSAQLSAGAEKGRPLYDLDDLASAADGTWQILTGCRKGAVRHALDREGPDAADREVRLLLDRFGRENVAVELIDHGNPGDSAANDALALVAARLDLPVVATGNVHYATPQDFPVATALAAVRARRSLDELDGWLPAAPTAHLRSGAEMAARFARYPGAVERTVDYAEELGFRLRSLKPGLPKQDVPEGHTPMSWLRELTWRGAERLYPGMDEAKRVRIERELQVIEEKDFPGYFLIVHDIVQFARKRGILCQGRGSAANSAVCYLIDITAVDSIRYGLPFERFLSSMRDEEPDIDVDFDSDRREEVIQYVYEKYGRFNAAQVANVITYRPKGAVRDMAKALGHSPGQQDAWSRQVERWGALTSTEDHDIPDAVIDLAQEVLGFPRHLGIHSGGMVLTDRPVGEVCPIENARMEKRTVLQWDKDDCAWMGLVKFDLLGLGMLAALQYSFDLADEHCGERWDLQTMPKEEKGVYDQLCHADSIGVFQVESRAQMGTLPRLRPRRFYDLVIEVALVRPGPIQGGAVHPYIRRRTGEEDVSYLHPSLEPVLERTLGVPLFQEQLMQMAMTVGGCTGEDADLLRRAMGSKRGQEKIETLREKLYAGMAGNGIVGEDADTIYAKIQAFANFGFAESHSISFALLVYASAWMRLHYPAAFLAALLRAQPMGFYSPQSLVADARAHGVTVLRPDILLSGVEAGLETMGSETGGTGPDSCVCGEQPPVGLFDRDAPFDTRDHRRDGNHAVRLGLAEVGSIGTRKAEQIVAERDRGGAYADMSDLARRVGLTTPQLEALAAAGAFEGLGESRRSSMWGAAHAAAERPDQLAGTQITVQPPLFGLMSDAERLIADLWSTGISPDDHPMRHLRPPLDDRGVLAVEALRTAESGRRIEVAGVVTHRQRPATASGITFMNLEDETGLVNIVCSVGVWGRYRRVAREAPAMIVRGVLERSPDGVINVVADRMEWLTMSAKTTSRNFQ; translated from the coding sequence ATGGGCTACAGCAACCCTCCGATCCCGTGGTCGGAGTTCGAGAAGCAGCTCTCCGACCGCAGACGGCCGGGTGCCCCTCCCGTCGGCGCGGACGGCGGCGACGCCCCGGCGTGGTCGCGGAAGCGCTCGCCGTACGTGCCGGACGAGCCTCGCCCCCTCGAGAGGGTCGGCCCGCGCATCCCCTACGCCGAGCTCCACGCACACTCCACGTTCAGTTTCCTCGACGGCGCATCGCCGCCGGAGAGGCTCGTCGAGGAGGCGGCGCGTCAGGGTCTCGACGCGATCGCCCTCACCGACCACGACGGCCTCTACGGTGTGGTGCGCCTCGCGGAGGCGGCCGACGCGCACAACGCGGCCCGCTCACACCTCGACGGTCCGGCGGAGGGGGCGGATGCGCCCGAGCTCGGCACCGTCTTCGGGGCGGAGCTCTCCCTCGGGCTGAGCGGCCCGCAGAACGGCATGCCCGATCCCGAGGGGCGTCACCTCCTCGTGCTCGCGCGTGGGCAGGAGGGGTATCACCGCCTCGCTGCGGCCATCACATCGGCGCAGCTCTCGGCCGGCGCGGAGAAGGGGCGGCCCCTCTACGACCTCGACGACCTAGCGTCGGCAGCCGACGGCACGTGGCAGATCCTCACGGGATGCCGGAAGGGCGCCGTCCGCCACGCCCTCGATCGTGAGGGACCCGACGCGGCCGACCGCGAGGTGCGGCTGCTGCTCGATCGTTTCGGTCGCGAGAACGTGGCGGTCGAACTCATCGATCACGGGAACCCGGGCGATAGCGCGGCGAACGACGCCCTCGCCCTCGTCGCCGCGCGGTTGGACCTCCCCGTGGTCGCGACAGGGAACGTGCACTACGCGACCCCGCAGGACTTCCCGGTGGCCACGGCTCTCGCCGCCGTCAGGGCACGCCGCAGCCTCGACGAGCTGGACGGGTGGCTGCCGGCGGCCCCGACGGCCCATCTGCGGAGCGGCGCGGAGATGGCCGCCCGGTTCGCGCGCTACCCCGGTGCCGTGGAGCGCACCGTCGACTACGCGGAGGAACTCGGCTTCCGGTTGAGGAGCCTCAAGCCCGGCCTCCCGAAGCAGGACGTGCCCGAGGGGCACACCCCCATGAGCTGGTTGCGCGAGCTCACGTGGCGCGGGGCCGAGCGGCTCTACCCGGGTATGGACGAGGCGAAGCGCGTCCGCATCGAGCGCGAGCTGCAGGTGATCGAGGAGAAGGACTTCCCCGGGTACTTCCTCATCGTCCACGACATCGTGCAGTTCGCCCGGAAGCGCGGCATCCTCTGCCAGGGCCGGGGCTCCGCGGCGAACTCGGCGGTCTGCTACCTCATCGACATCACGGCGGTCGACTCGATCCGCTACGGGCTGCCCTTCGAGCGCTTCCTCTCGAGCATGCGCGACGAGGAGCCCGACATCGACGTGGACTTCGACTCCGACCGGCGGGAGGAGGTCATCCAGTACGTCTACGAGAAGTACGGTCGCTTCAACGCCGCCCAGGTCGCGAACGTCATCACCTACCGACCGAAGGGCGCCGTGCGCGACATGGCGAAGGCGCTCGGGCACAGCCCCGGCCAGCAGGACGCGTGGTCCCGGCAGGTGGAGCGGTGGGGCGCTCTCACCTCCACGGAGGATCACGACATCCCCGACGCCGTGATCGACCTCGCCCAGGAGGTGCTCGGGTTTCCTCGACACCTCGGCATCCACTCGGGCGGAATGGTCCTCACCGATCGCCCCGTCGGCGAGGTGTGCCCCATCGAGAACGCCCGCATGGAGAAGCGCACGGTGCTGCAGTGGGACAAGGACGACTGCGCATGGATGGGGCTCGTGAAGTTCGACCTCCTCGGCCTCGGGATGCTCGCAGCCCTCCAGTACTCCTTCGACCTCGCCGACGAGCATTGCGGGGAGCGCTGGGATCTGCAGACGATGCCGAAGGAGGAGAAGGGCGTCTACGACCAGTTGTGCCACGCCGACTCCATCGGGGTGTTCCAGGTGGAGAGCCGGGCGCAGATGGGCACGCTCCCGAGGCTGCGCCCCCGACGCTTCTACGACCTCGTGATCGAGGTGGCGCTCGTGCGCCCCGGCCCGATCCAGGGTGGGGCCGTGCACCCGTACATCCGGCGCCGCACGGGGGAGGAGGACGTCTCCTACCTGCATCCGTCGCTCGAACCGGTGCTCGAGCGCACCCTCGGGGTCCCGCTCTTCCAGGAGCAGCTCATGCAGATGGCGATGACCGTCGGCGGCTGCACGGGGGAGGACGCCGACCTGCTGCGCCGGGCCATGGGGTCGAAACGCGGGCAGGAGAAGATCGAGACGCTGCGGGAGAAGCTCTACGCGGGCATGGCGGGCAACGGCATCGTCGGAGAGGACGCCGACACGATCTACGCGAAGATCCAGGCGTTCGCGAACTTCGGCTTCGCGGAGAGCCATTCGATCAGCTTCGCGCTGCTCGTGTACGCGAGCGCATGGATGCGGCTGCACTACCCTGCGGCCTTCCTCGCCGCCCTGCTGCGCGCGCAGCCGATGGGCTTCTACTCGCCGCAGAGCCTCGTGGCCGATGCGCGCGCCCACGGCGTGACGGTGCTCCGTCCGGACATCCTCCTCTCGGGTGTGGAGGCCGGCCTCGAGACGATGGGATCGGAGACGGGGGGCACGGGTCCCGACTCGTGCGTGTGCGGCGAGCAGCCTCCGGTCGGCCTCTTCGATCGGGACGCCCCCTTCGATACGCGCGATCATCGTCGTGACGGGAACCACGCCGTCCGGCTCGGGCTCGCCGAGGTGGGCTCGATCGGCACACGCAAGGCGGAGCAGATCGTCGCCGAACGCGACCGCGGCGGCGCCTATGCCGACATGTCGGATCTCGCGCGCCGGGTGGGGCTGACGACGCCGCAGCTGGAGGCGCTCGCAGCGGCCGGTGCGTTCGAGGGTCTGGGGGAGTCCCGGCGCTCGTCGATGTGGGGCGCGGCGCACGCGGCGGCCGAACGTCCGGATCAGCTCGCAGGCACCCAGATCACGGTGCAACCCCCGCTCTTCGGTTTGATGTCGGACGCCGAGCGGCTCATCGCCGACCTGTGGTCGACGGGCATCTCGCCGGACGACCACCCGATGCGACACCTGCGTCCTCCCCTCGACGACCGCGGTGTCCTCGCCGTCGAAGCGCTCCGTACGGCGGAGTCGGGCAGGCGGATCGAGGTGGCCGGCGTCGTGACGCATCGGCAGCGTCCCGCGACCGCGAGTGGGATCACCTTCATGAACCTCGAGGACGAGACGGGGCTCGTCAACATCGTGTGCAGTGTCGGCGTGTGGGGGCGCTATCGTCGGGTCGCTCGCGAGGCTCCGGCGATGATCGTCCGGGGCGTGCTCGAGCGGTCGCCCGACGGCGTCATCAACGTCGTGGCCGACCGCATGGAGTGGCTCACCATGTCCGCCAAAACCACCTCCCGCAACTTCCAATAA
- a CDS encoding serine hydrolase → MSIAPSRPTDRRPRRARTVAGALAAATALLLSACGVPGDAEATSTPTMVSIPDTVVGEHITWTLDALNGKIEPTAADVEERLDADMLAAVSGDQIVDIIGQLGAGKPWTPTAYEGTDTQASATIVSESQGSLDVQASVDGDGLLSGLLFTPTPAERTPAAGWDELEENVGALDAPTSLQVTEVSGGEVGETVFTAGDDGPQPLGSIFKLYVLGAVVTAVEDGRLAWDDPLEITDDLKSLPSGELQDEESGTTVTVQEAAEKMIAISDNTATDMLMNAVGREAVEAALADMGHSDPSLNTPFPSTRALFQIGWGDDALRDQWRDGDTEERRALLDGLPGGLVDVKASDLVDAVWVDGIDWFATPDDLVAAHLALQELATTTAGEPVRDILSANPGFSPSTVEGWDYVAFKGGSSVGVLAGSWYVEKGDEAFVITIQSSTEDPAALVDQSLYFGQAEDALTLLAD, encoded by the coding sequence ATGAGCATCGCACCCTCTCGTCCGACCGATCGCCGACCCCGGAGGGCCCGTACCGTCGCCGGGGCGCTCGCCGCGGCGACCGCCCTCCTCCTCTCCGCGTGCGGAGTTCCGGGCGACGCCGAGGCCACATCGACGCCGACGATGGTCTCGATTCCCGACACCGTCGTCGGTGAGCACATCACCTGGACGCTCGACGCGCTCAACGGGAAGATCGAGCCCACGGCCGCGGATGTCGAGGAGCGGCTCGACGCCGACATGCTCGCGGCCGTGTCGGGCGATCAGATCGTCGACATCATCGGGCAGCTGGGTGCCGGGAAACCGTGGACGCCGACCGCCTACGAGGGCACCGACACACAGGCCTCCGCGACGATCGTGAGCGAGAGCCAAGGGTCGCTCGACGTCCAGGCCTCCGTCGACGGCGACGGGCTGCTCTCCGGACTCCTCTTCACGCCGACACCGGCCGAACGCACGCCCGCGGCGGGCTGGGACGAGCTCGAGGAGAACGTCGGGGCCCTCGATGCGCCGACGAGCCTGCAGGTCACCGAGGTGTCCGGAGGCGAGGTCGGTGAGACCGTGTTCACCGCGGGCGACGACGGTCCGCAGCCGCTCGGCTCGATCTTCAAGCTCTACGTCCTCGGTGCCGTCGTGACGGCGGTCGAGGACGGTCGCCTCGCCTGGGACGATCCGCTCGAGATCACCGACGACCTCAAGAGCCTGCCGTCTGGTGAGCTGCAGGACGAGGAGAGCGGCACGACCGTCACGGTCCAGGAGGCGGCCGAGAAGATGATCGCGATCAGCGACAACACCGCGACGGACATGCTCATGAACGCCGTCGGTCGGGAGGCCGTGGAGGCCGCTCTCGCCGACATGGGGCATTCCGATCCCTCGCTCAACACCCCGTTCCCCTCCACTCGTGCCTTGTTCCAGATCGGCTGGGGCGACGACGCGCTGCGTGACCAGTGGAGGGACGGCGACACCGAGGAGCGTCGCGCGCTGCTCGATGGTCTGCCCGGCGGCCTCGTCGATGTGAAGGCGTCTGACCTGGTGGACGCGGTCTGGGTGGACGGGATCGACTGGTTCGCCACTCCGGACGACCTCGTCGCGGCGCACCTCGCCCTCCAGGAGCTCGCGACGACGACGGCCGGCGAGCCGGTGCGCGACATCCTCTCGGCGAACCCCGGGTTCTCGCCGTCGACGGTGGAGGGCTGGGACTACGTGGCCTTCAAGGGTGGGAGTTCCGTGGGTGTGCTGGCGGGCAGCTGGTACGTCGAGAAGGGAGATGAGGCCTTCGTGATCACTATCCAGTCATCGACGGAGGACCCGGCGGCGCTCGTCGACCAGTCGCTCTACTTCGGCCAGGCGGAGGACGCGTTGACGCTGCTCGCCGACTGA
- a CDS encoding DNA polymerase Y family protein gives MARRGSAGVVPATAPPRVLLLWCPDWPVIAAAVAAGLPPSAPLALVVKGLVFACSAAARREGVARGLRVREAQARCPALTVMPYDADLDHRAFEPVIAAVEAIVPGAQLIRPGTLAVKARGPSRYYGGEAEAATAVLAVVADAHPTAGEEPAPPGVIARVGIADTLFAAEQLAKARMRGPEDAIRVVQPGGARAFLAPLPLSIFDRPELTTVLRRLGVVTLEHFAALDAVDVRDRFGEEGERLHLLARGLDPRDVDARTPPPDLGGEVVFETALDRVDQIAFAFRQMADDIVGRLRSASLVATAIRVEIGIEDVGVRERSWLHPRWFTASDIVDRVRWQIQGNGRTEGLEAAVERIRVEPESVDAMSRHEQGLWGSGTDERVHHGLSRVQSMVGHEGVLTARVTGGRMPGQRQVLVPWGDRPPGGDKAVEESATLPWPGAIPGPAPSIVFPEPRPVQVMGPDGRSVDVDDRGAFTTPPARFGVGERPERTSPVSAWAGPWPVSERWWDSAARSLQRVQLVDETGRAWLLVLAAHRWWAEAVYD, from the coding sequence ATGGCGCGCCGCGGATCTGCGGGGGTCGTCCCGGCCACAGCGCCACCGCGTGTCCTTTTGCTGTGGTGCCCCGACTGGCCGGTGATCGCCGCGGCCGTCGCCGCGGGGCTGCCGCCGTCCGCCCCTCTCGCTCTCGTCGTGAAGGGTCTGGTCTTCGCGTGTTCGGCCGCTGCCCGCCGTGAGGGCGTCGCGCGCGGCCTGCGGGTGCGCGAGGCGCAAGCGCGCTGCCCGGCCCTCACAGTGATGCCGTACGACGCCGATCTCGACCACCGCGCGTTCGAACCGGTGATCGCGGCCGTCGAGGCGATCGTGCCAGGGGCCCAGCTCATCCGCCCCGGCACCCTCGCGGTGAAGGCGCGCGGGCCGAGCCGCTATTACGGGGGCGAGGCCGAAGCCGCTACGGCCGTGCTGGCCGTGGTCGCGGACGCGCACCCGACGGCCGGAGAGGAGCCAGCGCCCCCCGGTGTCATCGCCCGGGTGGGCATCGCCGACACCCTCTTCGCCGCCGAGCAGCTCGCGAAGGCCCGGATGCGGGGGCCGGAGGACGCGATCCGCGTGGTCCAGCCCGGCGGTGCTCGCGCGTTCCTCGCGCCTCTGCCGCTGTCCATCTTCGACCGCCCGGAGCTCACCACGGTGCTCCGCCGGCTCGGTGTCGTGACGCTCGAGCACTTCGCGGCCCTCGACGCCGTCGACGTGCGCGACCGGTTCGGGGAGGAGGGCGAGCGGCTGCACCTCCTCGCGAGAGGCCTCGATCCGCGCGACGTGGATGCCCGCACGCCGCCACCCGATCTCGGAGGCGAGGTCGTCTTCGAGACCGCGCTCGACCGCGTCGACCAGATCGCCTTCGCCTTCCGGCAGATGGCCGACGACATCGTCGGCCGGCTGCGTTCAGCGTCGCTCGTCGCCACGGCCATCCGCGTCGAGATCGGCATCGAGGACGTCGGTGTCCGGGAGCGGTCGTGGCTGCACCCGCGCTGGTTCACAGCGTCCGACATCGTCGATCGCGTCCGCTGGCAGATCCAGGGCAACGGTCGTACGGAGGGGCTCGAGGCGGCCGTCGAGCGCATCCGGGTGGAGCCCGAGAGCGTCGACGCGATGTCGCGTCACGAGCAGGGCCTCTGGGGCAGCGGCACCGACGAACGGGTGCACCACGGCTTGTCGCGCGTGCAGAGCATGGTGGGGCACGAGGGGGTCCTCACCGCGCGGGTCACGGGTGGTCGGATGCCGGGGCAGCGGCAGGTACTCGTGCCGTGGGGAGACCGACCACCGGGAGGGGACAAGGCCGTCGAGGAGTCGGCTACCCTGCCATGGCCTGGAGCGATCCCCGGTCCCGCGCCGAGCATCGTCTTCCCGGAACCGCGCCCCGTCCAGGTCATGGGTCCTGACGGACGTTCCGTCGACGTCGACGACCGCGGCGCGTTCACGACTCCTCCCGCCCGCTTCGGCGTGGGGGAGCGGCCAGAGCGCACCTCTCCCGTGAGTGCGTGGGCCGGACCGTGGCCCGTCTCTGAACGCTGGTGGGACTCGGCAGCCCGCAGCCTGCAGAGGGTGCAGCTCGTCGACGAGACGGGAAGAGCCTGGTTGCTCGTCCTCGCCGCCCACCGCTGGTGGGCCGAGGCGGTGTACGACTGA